In Quercus robur chromosome 10, dhQueRobu3.1, whole genome shotgun sequence, a genomic segment contains:
- the LOC126703599 gene encoding uncharacterized protein LOC126703599: MYCERNRERETMPVVDETTGLEQVKWRRPRNQFQHQPISEMDPPTSPNPQIPSIIQSSRCKSTISSLLLSTFSNTNSTNEATPTNANTKKKNNFTSATFRGLGCTASASQQVSVPAVIRGSADWEAKKSRKKKKKQKKNFNNNNSNNNGNNSNGNNGGDGPNIMSCVDVQDVWCGPGIGFSAEDCVVARRNGNGRGKIDGDTKINHTHRERPCLGRRAVNPEPISFLDSDSDYVSSRPGLEVFGTRYYRHARHPSPEGFAEIMMLQNSLLMGGRIDTHDRYRDLRLDVDSMSYEELLELGDRIGYVSTGLKEEEISRCLRNIKHSLVNDLSPHFTKQVDRKCSICQEEYEGDDEMGKLDCGHSYHLQCIKQWLAQKNCCPVCKTEVVARC, translated from the exons ATGTACTgtgagagaaacagagagagagaaaccatgCCAGTTGTTGACGAGACCACAGGTCTAGAGCAAGTCAAATGGAGAAGACCCAGAAACCAATTCCAACACCAACCCATTTCAGAGATGGATCCTCCAACTAGTCCTAACCCACAAATCCCATCTATAATCCAATCCAGTAGATGCAAATCCACCATCTCTTCCCTCCTCCTCTCCACTTTTTCCAACACAAACTCCACAAATGAAGCCACACCCACCAACGCAAACACCAAGAAAAAGAACAACTTTACTTCAGCAACGTTTAGGGGACTTGGGTGTACGGCCTCAGCTTCACAGCAAGTGTCGGTGCCGGCAGTGATTCGAGGGTCAGCTGACTGGGAAGCTAAGAAGAgcaggaagaagaagaagaagcaaaagaagaactttaacaacaacaacagcaacaacaatgGTAATAATAGTAATGGCAATAATGGAGGAGATGGGCCTAATATAATGAGTTGTGTGGATGTGCAAGATGTTTGGTGTGGACCTGGAATTGGGTTCTCTGCAGAGGATTGTGTAGTGGCCAGGAGAAATGGTAATGGGAGAGGCAAGATTGATGGTGATACTAAAATCAACCACACCCATAGGGAG CGTCCATGTTTAGGAAGGCGAGCAGTGAACCCTGAACCCATTTCATTTCTGGACTCTGACTCGGATTATGTATCTTCTCGTCCTGGATTGGAGGTATTCGGAACTAGGTACTACCGACATGCTCGCCATCCTTCTCCTGAGGGCTTTGCTGAG ATTATGATGCTTCAGAATAGTCTGCTAATGGGGGGAAGAATAGACACACACGATCGATATAGAGACTTGAGACTTGATGTTGATAGTATGTCATATGAG GAATTGCTTGAGCTTGGTGATAGAATTGGTTATGTGAGTACTGGATTGAAAGAAGAGGAAATAAGCCGCTGCCTCCGGAATATTAAGCACTCACTTGTAAATGATCTGTCCCCACATTTTACTAAGCAAGTAGATAGGAAGTGCAGCATTTGTCAG GAGGAATACGAAGGAGATGATGAGATGGGGAAGCTGGATTGTGGACACAGCTATCATTTACAATGTATTAAACAGTGGCTTGCACAGAAAAATTGTTGCCCTGTCTGTAAGACTGAGGTGGTGGCTCGATGCTGA